One window of Triticum dicoccoides isolate Atlit2015 ecotype Zavitan chromosome 5A, WEW_v2.0, whole genome shotgun sequence genomic DNA carries:
- the LOC119298632 gene encoding ABC transporter G family member 45-like, whose translation MAARRAEDEPPPFTHEDNRRFLQMLRDKKQMLGIGSPKVEVQFQDLTVETHVRIGRRELPTLPNCVVNAAQELASHSHMCTPRKRAVKIINGASGTIRPSRMTLLLGAPGSGKTTFLKALAGKLDLSLKRKGKVMYNGDEVNSSTPQHMHAYISQYDLHHAEMTVRETIDFASNMLGTDNEFEIIGEAARGKKDVVNEVDKNLDSFFKATTFGEGRNLTTNYIIKILGLSECTDTLVGDEMRRGISGGQKKRLTIG comes from the exons ATGGCGGCAAGGAGGGCGGAGGACGAGCCACCGCCCTTCACCCATGAGGACAATCGCCGCTTCCTCCAGATGCTCCGCGACAAGAAGCAAAT GCTGGGAATCGGCAGCCCCAAGGTGGAGGTGCAGTTCCAGGACCTCACCGTGGAGACTCACGTGCGCATCGGCCGCCGGGAGCTGCCGACGCTGCCCAACTGCGTCGTCAACGCCGCCCAG GAGTTGGCATCACATTCGCACATGTGCACACCAAGGAAAAGAGCGGTCAAAATTATAAATGGAGCAAGTGGAACAATTCGACCATCAAG GATGACACTTCTACTGGGAGCACCTGGTTCCGGGAAAACAACCTTTTTAAAAGCATTGGCAGGAAAGCTGGATTTGTCTTTGAAG CGCAAAGGAAAGGTCATGTACAATGGAGATGAAGTGAATTCCTCAACACCACAACACATGCATGCTTACATTAGCCAGTATGATCTTCACCATGCTGAGATGACCGTCAGAGAGACGATTGATTTTGCATCCAATATGTTGGGAACCGATAACGAATTCG AGATAATCGGAGAAGCAGCAAGAGGAAAAAAGGATGTCGTAAATGAAGTGGACAAAAATCTTGACTCATTTTTTAAG GCCACCACATTTGGAGAAGGAAGAAACCTTACAACAAACTACATTATAAAG ATACTTGGTTTGTCAGAGTGCACAGATACTCTAGTGGGGGATGAAATGAGGAGAGGCATATCTGGAGGCCAAAAGAAAAGATTGACAATCGGTTAA